Sequence from the Candidatus Neomarinimicrobiota bacterium genome:
TTGGTCTCGCCTTCTTCACCCCCCGGCACAGACAGCGGCTCGAGCAGCTTCGGCGCCAGGGCGTCAGCGAATTGCTTGATCCGCTGTTCTTCCCCCTGCACTACCACCACTACACTGGAGGCGCTGAGGAACTCCTCCAGGATGCGGTCAAACTCAATGGTCCGTTTGTCACCCTTCGGCAGCATATCCGACCATTTCGGACTCATCTCGATGTGCTCCGCCATGATCCCCAGGATGATGGTAACGAAGATGCTGCCGATCACCATCCAACGGGTCCGGTTCACCGCCCAGTCGGCTAACTTGATCAAAATCCGGTCTCTCACGGGTTGGCCCCTTGATGCATACTGTCGTTACATTGGTCTCGCATCACTCGCAGAGAATTAAAAGTACGCCCTCAACCGCAGCCTCCAGGCCCAGTCCTGCAGGCCGAATTCGGTGTCCGCATCACCCACAGCAAAACTCCCGAACAGGCTCACGTTCACGTTCTCGAAGGCGTTCCAGTTTAGCAGGGGATTGACGGCAAAACTCTCGTCGTTCAGGTTGGCAATGCCGAACAGGCCCACCGACAGCACGTCACTGATCGGGTGATTGGCCATCAGGAAGACATAGTCCTGCATCAGGCTGTGGCTTCGTCCATCCAAATATTGCTCGTAATCGAAAAAGGCCAGGTTACTCGTATCAGCCCCGGCACTGTTGTGGAAGTACTCCACCATCATGTAGGTCTGAAAGTCGAATGTGTGATCAATACCTAGCAGGTATTCGCCGAAATTCATGTTACCAGGGCTGTCCCCCATGTGCCACAGGCCTTCACCCCATAGACCCAACTCCCAGATCTGGCCTACGATCGAGCCACCCAGCTTCCTGTAAGTCATGAGCGTATCCGTGTATGTTTTCAGGCGCCAGTATGGATATGGCCGGGTGTATTCAGTGTAGGTACCCGTGAAGTCGAAGCTCCCCAGACCGGCCTTGGCCTGCACCATCTTGGCCGATGCTTCCCATGATTCCTCCGGTGCCAGGATGAGGTCTAGACCCACTCGGTCACCCAGGGGGACTTCCGCTCGCATGGCTGTGATCCCGGTCTGCTCATAGGTAGGGTCCATCAGGTCCTTGACATTGAAAATGTCGGTCGGATTCCACGCATAACCCGTTCCCAGCGAGATCTGCTGTTTACCCACCGTCAGGTCAAAATGCTGGAAGCGGGCTTTCAGAAAAACATTGTCCAGGTACAACGTATCTGTCAGCGGAAAGATCATCGTGGTGTCCCCTAAGATCGGTTTCCAGAGCTCCTCAGGAAGGAAGTCGAGGACATTCCACTGCGTTTTGCCGTGGAAGCGCCGGATGTTCAGGTTGGCGCCCAGGGTCACCGCCTCGCTGGGATGGGCCAGCAGGTCCAGCCGCAATTTATTATACCCGAAGTAGTATTCCTGGCCACTGATCCGGGCTCCGTCCATTTCACCCTCGTAATAACCAAAAAACTCGGGCTGGCCAAATAGTGCCGTGGGAGTCAATACGGCTATAGCCACAATAAACGATCGATATGCTTTTATGCTCATATAACAATCCCGAAGTAACGCTGCCTCATTTCTTCAAATTCCGCTCACTGAAGAATCCCGCCGGTGGCTCCCAGCTGTAACTCACTGAGATTATCTCCATGCTGGTCTCCGTGGCCTCCTGGTGGTTGCGCATGATCATGCGCGTAGCTGTGGGGTAGCCGTCTACCTCCTGGATGTCGTACATGTACAGCGACTTGAGTAATTCATCCTCTTCGTAGTAGTCGATCCGCAGAGGATGATAGTTGTCCTGCTGGACCCAGATCATGATTTGGGAATACGAAGGCTCTTCCTCAGGAACCGCCGTGCATTGCAGTTTCCAGCACTTCTGTCCTTCGTATTTCTCTTCACCGAGATTGACCGGGTTATATTCCTTCTTCCACGAATCACCCGATCCCATGTCCTCATAGGTGAAGTCGCTGCCCTGAACCTTCTGCTTCTTGGCGTGGGAGGCCAGTTTGCGCACCCGGTTGGTACGGGGGAAGTAGGTCCAGATGTCGTCAGCATTGTTCAGCATCAGGAA
This genomic interval carries:
- a CDS encoding outer membrane lipoprotein-sorting protein; the encoded protein is MRKTAVSGIAITLGLGVLWTGTVRAQDDIPTGMEVLDHMTEVLTPVNSSGIMRQTITTSTGQKRTFELESFSANKGEKSLMRYQKPASVRGQAFLMLNNADDIWTYFPRTNRVRKLASHAKKQKVQGSDFTYEDMGSGDSWKKEYNPVNLGEEKYEGQKCWKLQCTAVPEEEPSYSQIMIWVQQDNYHPLRIDYYEEDELLKSLYMYDIQEVDGYPTATRMIMRNHQEATETSMEIISVSYSWEPPAGFFSERNLKK